A stretch of Bacteroidota bacterium DNA encodes these proteins:
- a CDS encoding class I SAM-dependent methyltransferase, which translates to MADTLKRFSNRVENYVKYRPGYPSEMFSFLIKQKVLKSDSVIADIGSGTGISAKLFLDNGNVVYGIEPNKEMREAAERILGGNKNFKSINGKAEATTLKNKSVDIVIAAQAFHWFDGELFKKEVVRLLKPNGHIVLIWNDRLIDESEFLIEYENLLHNFSVDYAEVNHKNITNKEIRNYILSMIDNKSFNESTFKNFQEFDYEGLKGRLLSSSYVPTEEHPKYNEMIIELKRIFDTFSKDGMVRFEYNTNLYYGQLK; encoded by the coding sequence ATGGCAGACACGCTAAAAAGATTTTCGAACAGGGTTGAGAACTATGTGAAGTATCGCCCTGGTTATCCTTCAGAAATGTTTTCTTTTCTGATCAAACAGAAGGTTCTGAAGAGCGATTCTGTTATAGCCGATATCGGTTCCGGGACCGGCATATCTGCCAAGTTGTTTCTTGATAATGGCAATGTTGTTTATGGCATTGAGCCTAACAAAGAAATGAGGGAAGCGGCTGAACGCATCCTGGGCGGCAATAAGAATTTTAAAAGTATTAATGGAAAGGCAGAGGCCACGACACTTAAAAATAAAAGTGTTGATATAGTTATTGCGGCCCAGGCATTTCATTGGTTTGATGGGGAGTTGTTTAAAAAGGAGGTTGTACGGCTGCTTAAACCAAACGGGCATATTGTTTTGATCTGGAACGACCGGCTGATCGATGAATCAGAATTTTTAATTGAATACGAAAACCTGTTGCATAATTTTTCTGTCGATTATGCGGAAGTAAACCATAAAAACATTACTAACAAGGAGATCAGGAATTATATATTGTCAATGATCGACAACAAAAGTTTTAATGAATCTACTTTTAAAAATTTTCAGGAATTTGATTACGAAGGGCTGAAAGGTCGTTTGTTATCATCCTCGTATGTACCTACTGAAGAGCATCCTAAGTATAACGAAATGATAATAGAATTAAAAAGGATATTCGACACATTCAGCAAAGATGGGATGGTAAGATTCGAATATAATACCAATTTATATTACGGACAATTAAAGTAA
- the metH gene encoding methionine synthase produces the protein MADIRKELEKRILVIDGAMGTMIQQYKLEEKDYRGERFKDWQSDLKGNNDLLSITQPHIIKTIHKEYLKAGADIIETNTFNAQKISLADYHMETLAYELNLASAKTAKDAVREFELETRNPEPRTHFVAGAVGPTNRTLSLSPNVNDPGYRAVTWDQVVDAYAEQIRGLVDGGVDVILIETVFDTLNAKAALFAAQQVFDEKGKVLPIMVSGTITDASGRTLSGQTVEAFLNSISHVNLLSIGLNCALGAKEMRPYLEELSEKAPFYISAYPNAGLPNQFGEYDETPHDMGHQVHDFLASGFINIVGGCCGTTPDHIRHIAEDVRNTKPRKIPKVEPYLRLSGLEPVTLRPESNFMNVGERTNVTGSRKFLKLIKDNMYDEALAIARDQVEGGAQVIDINMDEGMLDAEMAMTKFLNLIASEPDISKVPIMIDSSKFHAIEAGLKCIQGKGIVNSISLKEGEKTFIEQANKVKRYGAAVIVMAFDEKGQADTLDRRKEICGRAYKILVEQVKFQPQDIIFDPNIFPVATGMDEHRKNAIDFFESTKWIKQNLPLAKVSGGVSNVSFSFRGNDHVREAIHGAFLYHAVKAGMDMGIVNPGQLQVYDDIPKDLLALVEDVLFDKNDDATERLITHAEQLKGVGKQKQEKDEEWRKGTVDERLSHALVKGIIEYIDVDVEEARQRSTRTLDVIEGPLMAGMNVVGDLFGSGKMFLPQVVKSARVMKKGVAYLLPFMEEEKKKSGSKQKTAGKILMATVKGDVHDIGKNIVGVVLACNNYEIIDLGVMVSCDKILAAAKKENVDIIGLSGLITPSLDEMVHVAKEMEREGFSIPLLIGGATTSKVHTAVKIAPHYKHPVVHVNDASKSVPVASSLISQELRGEFMKGVEMDYVRVREQNKNAQSQNKFISLQEARKNKFKTDWDKITITRPSFIGNKVFDNYSLAEIAEYIDWTPFFHSWEMKGSYPKIFNDPERGVEAKKLFDDAHAMLKKVIAEKWLTAKAVIGLYPASVIGDDDIEVYDPSPALPKGEREVLCTFHSIRQQTKKPEGQANLALADFIKPRQVIPQGEDLGEARLDYIGAFAVTTGIGIDKWVEKFEKDHDDYSAIMLKALADRLAEAFTELLHAKVRREYWGYAKNETLTNEQLIKEEYTGIRPAPGYPAQPDHTEKPALFKLLEVEKNTGIRLTDSMAMFPTAAVSGLYFAHPQSQYFGVGKITKEQVEDYARRKGMSIQETERWLGPVLSY, from the coding sequence ATGGCTGACATACGTAAAGAACTTGAAAAACGGATTTTAGTAATTGATGGTGCTATGGGCACCATGATCCAGCAATATAAGCTGGAAGAAAAAGATTACCGCGGAGAACGATTTAAAGATTGGCAGAGTGACCTCAAGGGAAATAATGACCTTCTTTCTATTACACAGCCGCACATCATCAAAACGATTCATAAAGAATACCTGAAAGCAGGCGCTGATATTATTGAAACCAATACATTCAACGCACAAAAAATTTCATTGGCCGACTATCACATGGAAACTTTGGCCTATGAACTTAATTTGGCGTCTGCGAAAACTGCAAAGGACGCGGTTAGGGAATTTGAACTTGAAACCCGGAACCCGGAACCCAGAACCCATTTTGTAGCCGGGGCTGTCGGCCCGACCAACCGTACACTTTCACTTTCGCCGAATGTAAATGATCCTGGCTATCGTGCTGTTACATGGGACCAGGTCGTTGATGCATATGCCGAACAAATACGCGGATTGGTTGATGGTGGGGTAGATGTTATTTTAATTGAAACGGTTTTTGATACCCTCAATGCGAAAGCTGCGCTTTTTGCCGCGCAACAGGTGTTTGATGAAAAAGGAAAAGTGTTGCCAATTATGGTTTCCGGTACCATTACAGATGCCAGCGGACGTACACTTTCCGGGCAAACTGTTGAAGCATTTTTGAACTCGATCAGCCATGTTAATTTATTGAGTATTGGTCTGAACTGTGCACTGGGCGCTAAAGAGATGAGACCTTACCTTGAGGAGCTTTCAGAAAAGGCGCCATTCTATATCAGCGCATATCCAAATGCGGGTTTGCCCAATCAATTTGGTGAATATGATGAAACTCCACATGATATGGGCCACCAGGTGCATGATTTTTTGGCCAGCGGTTTTATAAATATAGTTGGAGGATGTTGCGGTACCACTCCTGATCATATCAGGCATATCGCCGAAGATGTCCGAAACACCAAGCCGCGTAAAATCCCTAAAGTCGAACCTTATTTACGTTTAAGCGGCCTTGAACCTGTTACGCTAAGACCTGAATCAAATTTTATGAATGTGGGGGAACGTACCAACGTTACCGGTTCGCGTAAATTTTTAAAACTCATCAAGGACAATATGTATGATGAGGCACTTGCTATAGCACGTGATCAGGTAGAAGGTGGGGCACAGGTGATAGACATTAACATGGATGAAGGCATGTTGGATGCTGAAATGGCCATGACTAAATTTCTGAATCTTATTGCGTCAGAACCCGACATTTCGAAAGTTCCGATTATGATCGATTCGTCCAAATTTCACGCGATCGAGGCTGGTTTGAAGTGTATACAGGGGAAAGGCATCGTAAACTCCATTTCGCTTAAAGAAGGAGAAAAGACATTTATTGAACAGGCAAATAAAGTGAAGCGTTATGGCGCTGCTGTTATTGTTATGGCTTTTGATGAAAAGGGACAGGCTGATACATTGGACAGAAGAAAGGAAATTTGCGGACGTGCATATAAAATATTGGTAGAGCAGGTGAAATTCCAGCCGCAGGATATTATTTTCGACCCCAATATTTTTCCTGTTGCTACAGGCATGGATGAGCACCGGAAAAATGCCATCGACTTTTTTGAGTCAACCAAATGGATCAAACAAAATTTGCCATTGGCAAAAGTGAGTGGCGGTGTAAGTAATGTGTCTTTCTCTTTCCGTGGGAACGACCACGTACGTGAAGCTATTCACGGAGCCTTCCTGTATCACGCGGTAAAAGCCGGTATGGATATGGGCATAGTAAATCCTGGTCAGTTACAGGTGTATGATGATATTCCGAAGGATCTGTTGGCATTAGTGGAAGATGTGTTGTTCGACAAGAACGATGATGCGACTGAACGGTTGATCACACATGCTGAACAATTGAAAGGTGTGGGAAAGCAAAAGCAGGAGAAGGATGAGGAATGGAGAAAAGGCACAGTTGATGAGCGGTTGAGCCATGCATTGGTAAAGGGCATCATAGAGTACATAGATGTGGACGTAGAAGAGGCGCGCCAAAGATCTACGCGAACATTAGATGTCATAGAGGGTCCGTTAATGGCCGGAATGAATGTAGTAGGCGACCTGTTTGGAAGCGGCAAGATGTTTTTGCCCCAGGTGGTGAAGAGTGCGCGTGTAATGAAGAAGGGTGTTGCGTATCTATTGCCTTTCATGGAAGAGGAAAAAAAGAAAAGCGGTTCTAAACAAAAAACTGCGGGTAAGATATTAATGGCTACTGTAAAAGGTGATGTACATGATATCGGAAAAAATATTGTCGGCGTTGTATTGGCATGTAATAATTATGAGATCATTGATCTGGGGGTGATGGTGTCATGTGATAAAATATTAGCTGCTGCCAAAAAAGAAAATGTAGATATTATAGGTTTGAGTGGCTTGATAACACCGTCACTTGATGAGATGGTGCATGTGGCGAAGGAGATGGAGCGTGAAGGTTTCTCGATCCCGCTTTTGATAGGAGGCGCAACAACTTCCAAAGTGCATACTGCTGTGAAGATCGCGCCTCATTATAAACACCCTGTTGTGCATGTGAATGATGCCTCAAAATCTGTTCCTGTTGCCAGCAGCCTGATCTCACAGGAGCTTCGTGGAGAGTTTATGAAAGGTGTGGAGATGGATTACGTTCGTGTGCGTGAGCAGAATAAAAATGCACAGTCGCAGAATAAATTCATTTCATTGCAGGAGGCCCGTAAAAATAAATTTAAAACCGATTGGGATAAGATCACTATCACCAGGCCTTCGTTCATCGGCAATAAAGTTTTCGATAATTATTCTTTAGCTGAAATAGCTGAATATATTGATTGGACACCCTTTTTCCACAGTTGGGAAATGAAAGGCAGCTATCCGAAAATTTTCAACGATCCGGAAAGAGGGGTTGAAGCAAAGAAATTATTTGATGATGCACATGCTATGTTGAAAAAAGTAATTGCTGAGAAGTGGTTAACAGCGAAAGCAGTTATCGGTTTATATCCGGCAAGCGTAATCGGAGATGATGATATTGAAGTTTATGACCCCTCTCCGGCTCTCCCCAAAGGGGAGAGAGAAGTGTTGTGTACATTTCATTCGATTCGTCAGCAAACCAAAAAGCCTGAAGGCCAGGCCAACTTAGCGCTTGCAGATTTTATAAAACCCCGGCAAGTTATCCCCCAGGGCGAGGATTTAGGAGAGGCCAGGCTTGATTACATCGGAGCCTTTGCGGTAACTACCGGTATTGGCATTGACAAATGGGTGGAGAAATTTGAAAAGGACCACGATGATTACAGTGCTATTATGCTCAAAGCATTGGCAGATCGTTTGGCTGAAGCATTCACGGAATTGCTGCATGCAAAAGTCCGCAGGGAATATTGGGGTTATGCTAAAAATGAAACATTGACTAATGAGCAGTTAATTAAAGAAGAATATACTGGTATACGCCCGGCTCCCGGATATCCGGCCCAACCCGATCATACAGAAAAACCAGCCTTGTTTAAATTGCTTGAAGTAGAGAAAAATACCGGCATTCGTTTAACGGATAGCATGGCCATGTTTCCAACAGCTGCAGTAAGTGGATTGTATTTTGCACATCCTCAATCGCAATACTTTGGTGTTGGAAAAATTACCAAAGAACAAGTGGAAGATTATGCCAGGCGTAAAGGAATGAGTATCCAGGAGACCGAAAGATGGCTTGGACCGGTATTGTCCTATTAA